The following proteins are encoded in a genomic region of Hoeflea phototrophica DFL-43:
- a CDS encoding penicillin-binding protein 1A, which yields MIRLIGYFFGIGTVMFLIVAAGVAWYIGDVSKDLPDYEVLNSYEPPVTTRVHAASGELMAEYARERRLFLPIQAIPDRVKAAFLSAEDKNFYRHPGVDPVGLTRAVINNIRTGARQGASTITQQVAKNFLLSSDQTYERKIKEAILSFRIEQAYSKDRILELYLNEIFFGLNSYGIAGAALTYFNKSVNELTIAETAYLAALPKAPNNYHPFRHTERAIERRNWVIDRMVENGYVSSEDGAEAKAQPLDVAPRRGGSYLFASEYFAEEVRREMIDRYGNDALYEGGLSVRTTLDPKLQALARKALHKGLINYDERRGFRGPVAKLDMSTDWGEQLAEVDGLRDVPEWTVAVVLSATDGAVDVGLRPGREASGAVAADRPTGTILAEDMKWGFRLNIAGDDRRNVKSAAEVLNPGDVVYVETIEVDGEQRLRLRQPPKVQGALVAMDPHTGRVLAMVGGFSFAQSEFNRATQAQRQPGSSFKPFVYAAALDNGYTPASVVLDAPVEIVSGGELWRPKNYGGGSAGPSTLRLGIERSRNLMTVRLAQDMGMNLVAEYAERFGIYNNMLPVLAMSLGSGETTVMRMVSAYSVLANGGKQIKPSLIDRIQDRYGKTIFKHEERTCDACVATAWLSQEEPEVVDTREQVLDPMTSYQITSMMEGVVTRGTAASKVNLDRPTAGKTGTTNEEKDAWFVGYTADLVAGVFIGFDTPTPMGRGSTGGALAAPVFNEFMQAALEGTRPADFRVPEGMKLIAINRKTGMQAFPGEADVIMEAFKPGTGPSDVYSVIGLDDYPIGEAITNISPQANQAVVNGVGGLY from the coding sequence ATGATACGACTGATTGGATACTTCTTTGGAATCGGGACCGTGATGTTTCTCATCGTGGCTGCAGGTGTCGCCTGGTACATCGGCGATGTCTCGAAGGATCTGCCGGATTACGAAGTGCTCAACAGCTACGAGCCTCCGGTGACCACGAGGGTACATGCCGCCTCTGGTGAACTTATGGCGGAGTATGCGCGCGAAAGACGGCTGTTTCTGCCAATTCAGGCCATTCCCGACCGGGTGAAAGCGGCATTCTTGTCGGCTGAAGACAAGAACTTCTATCGCCACCCGGGCGTTGATCCGGTGGGCCTTACGCGCGCAGTCATCAACAACATCCGGACCGGCGCCCGTCAGGGTGCTTCCACGATCACCCAGCAGGTCGCCAAGAACTTCTTGCTCTCCTCAGATCAGACCTATGAGCGCAAGATCAAGGAGGCGATCCTCTCATTCCGGATCGAGCAGGCCTATTCCAAGGATCGGATTCTGGAGCTTTATCTCAACGAAATCTTCTTCGGTCTCAATTCCTACGGCATCGCCGGAGCCGCGCTCACCTATTTCAACAAATCGGTCAACGAGCTGACCATCGCAGAGACAGCCTATCTTGCAGCCCTTCCTAAGGCGCCAAACAATTATCATCCGTTCCGCCACACCGAGCGCGCTATCGAGCGCCGCAACTGGGTGATCGACCGGATGGTCGAGAACGGCTATGTCAGTTCCGAAGACGGTGCAGAGGCCAAGGCTCAGCCGCTTGATGTGGCTCCGCGGCGTGGTGGTTCCTATCTCTTTGCTTCGGAGTATTTCGCCGAGGAAGTGCGTCGAGAAATGATCGACCGCTATGGCAATGACGCGCTGTATGAGGGCGGGTTGTCTGTCCGCACCACGCTTGACCCGAAGCTTCAGGCGCTGGCACGCAAGGCCTTGCACAAGGGCCTGATCAATTATGACGAGCGCCGTGGTTTCCGCGGTCCGGTGGCGAAGCTGGATATGAGTACGGACTGGGGCGAACAACTTGCCGAAGTCGATGGCTTGCGCGACGTACCGGAATGGACGGTCGCCGTGGTTCTCTCCGCAACTGATGGTGCCGTTGATGTCGGCCTCCGTCCTGGCCGGGAAGCCAGCGGTGCAGTTGCTGCCGACCGCCCGACCGGAACCATTCTTGCCGAAGACATGAAATGGGGGTTCCGCCTCAACATTGCCGGAGATGACCGCCGCAATGTGAAATCCGCCGCCGAGGTGCTCAACCCGGGCGATGTGGTGTATGTTGAAACGATCGAGGTCGACGGCGAGCAGCGTCTCCGCCTTCGTCAGCCTCCTAAAGTGCAAGGCGCGCTTGTCGCCATGGACCCGCACACCGGCCGTGTGCTGGCGATGGTGGGCGGCTTTTCCTTCGCTCAGTCCGAGTTCAATCGCGCCACCCAGGCCCAACGTCAGCCCGGTTCTTCCTTCAAGCCGTTCGTCTATGCAGCGGCGCTCGACAATGGCTATACGCCGGCCTCGGTGGTTCTCGATGCACCCGTCGAGATCGTCTCCGGCGGCGAATTGTGGCGGCCCAAGAATTATGGCGGCGGTTCCGCCGGTCCATCGACATTGCGCCTGGGCATTGAACGCTCGCGCAACCTGATGACCGTACGCCTGGCGCAGGACATGGGTATGAACCTGGTCGCTGAATATGCCGAACGGTTCGGCATTTATAACAATATGCTGCCGGTGCTGGCGATGTCGCTTGGTTCGGGTGAAACCACAGTGATGCGGATGGTGTCGGCCTACTCGGTGCTGGCAAACGGCGGCAAACAGATCAAGCCGTCGCTGATCGACCGCATCCAGGATCGCTATGGCAAGACCATTTTCAAACACGAAGAGCGGACATGCGATGCCTGTGTGGCAACGGCCTGGCTGTCACAGGAAGAGCCCGAGGTTGTCGATACACGGGAACAGGTGCTCGATCCCATGACCTCCTACCAGATCACCTCGATGATGGAAGGCGTGGTGACCCGTGGTACGGCTGCGAGCAAGGTCAATCTCGACCGGCCGACTGCTGGCAAGACCGGTACCACCAATGAGGAAAAGGATGCCTGGTTCGTCGGCTACACTGCTGATCTGGTGGCCGGCGTCTTCATCGGCTTCGACACGCCGACCCCGATGGGCCGTGGCTCGACCGGCGGCGCGCTGGCAGCACCGGTGTTCAACGAGTTTATGCAGGCTGCCCTTGAGGGCACCCGCCCGGCTGATTTCCGCGTGCCTGAAGGCATGAAGCTGATTGCGATCAACCGCAAGACAGGCATGCAGGCGTTCCCCGGAGAGGCTGACGTGATCATGGAAGCATTCAAGCCGGGCACCGGACCGTCGGATGTCTATTCTGTGATCGGGCTTGATGATTACCCCATTGGCGAGGCCATCACCAACATTTCGCCACAGGCCAACCAGGCTGTGGTCAATGGCGTCGGCGGGCTTTATTGA
- the prfB gene encoding peptide chain release factor 2 (programmed frameshift) gives MRAETQVVVDEIKQAVSLLRRHLDWDPALKRLEWLNAKAEDASIWDDPQEAQKLMRERQQLEDSINGLKRTEAQLSDNLELIEMGEEEGDSDIVREAEAALKELRADVTKQQIESLLSGEADANDTYLEVHSGAGGTESQDWANMLLRMYTRWAERSGMKVELLEIHDGEEAGIKSATLLIKGHNAYGWLKTESGVHRLVRISPYDSQARRHTSFSSIWTYPVIDDSIDVDINESECRIDTYRASGAGGQHVNTTDSAVRITHIPTGIVVQCQQERSQHKNRAKAWDMLRARIYEAELKKREEAANDEAASKTEIGWGHQIRSYVLQPYQLVKDLRTGTESTSPQDVLDGKLDPFMEAALAQRVYGGGEEVADID, from the exons ATGCGTGCAGAAACCCAGGTCGTTGTCGACGAAATCAAGCAGGCCGTAAGCCTGCTGAGGAGGCATCTT GACTGGGATCCTGCTCTAAAACGTCTCGAATGGCTCAACGCCAAGGCTGAAGACGCGTCGATCTGGGATGATCCGCAGGAAGCTCAGAAACTGATGCGCGAGCGCCAGCAGCTTGAGGATTCCATCAATGGCCTCAAGCGCACGGAAGCACAACTCTCTGACAACCTCGAGCTCATTGAAATGGGTGAGGAAGAGGGTGACAGCGACATCGTGCGCGAGGCCGAGGCTGCGCTTAAGGAATTGCGCGCAGATGTGACCAAGCAACAGATCGAATCGCTGCTGTCAGGCGAGGCCGACGCCAACGATACCTATCTCGAAGTACACTCCGGCGCCGGCGGCACCGAAAGCCAGGACTGGGCCAACATGCTGTTGCGCATGTACACCCGCTGGGCCGAGCGAAGCGGCATGAAGGTCGAGCTGCTCGAAATCCATGATGGTGAAGAGGCCGGGATAAAATCCGCCACGCTCCTGATAAAGGGCCACAACGCCTATGGCTGGCTCAAGACCGAATCCGGTGTCCACCGTCTGGTTCGGATCTCGCCCTATGACAGCCAGGCGCGCCGTCACACCTCGTTTTCAAGCATCTGGACCTATCCGGTGATTGACGATTCGATTGATGTCGATATCAACGAGAGCGAGTGCCGCATCGACACCTACCGCGCATCGGGCGCCGGCGGGCAGCACGTCAACACCACCGATTCAGCAGTCCGCATCACCCATATACCGACAGGCATTGTGGTGCAGTGCCAGCAGGAACGTTCACAGCACAAGAACCGGGCCAAGGCCTGGGACATGCTGCGTGCCCGTATCTACGAGGCCGAGCTGAAAAAGCGCGAAGAGGCGGCCAACGACGAGGCGGCTTCAAAAACCGAAATCGGCTGGGGACACCAGATCCGGTCCTATGTTCTGCAGCCCTACCAGCTGGTCAAGGATCTGCGCACAGGCACCGAAAGCACCAGCCCGCAGGATGTGCTGGACGGTAAGCTCGATCCCTTCATGGAAGCAGCGCTGGCCCAGCGCGTCTATGGCGGCGGTGAAGAGGTTGCCGATATCGACTGA
- a CDS encoding NAD kinase, with the protein MVRKYSFIASNTPDAQAAAQHLAALYGNARHDEADVIVALGGDGFMLQTLHDEMNTGRLVYGMNRGSIGFLMNDYSDVDLSDRIDAAVENIIRPLEMTATDAHGATHSALAINEVSLLRQSYQAAKLRLSIDGQERMEELICDGIMVATPAGSTAYNLSAHGPILPLDAQLLALTPVSPFRPRRWRGALLPNKVTVTMDVLEPEKRPVNAVADHNEVKSVTRVEVAESKELTARILTDSSHSWNDRILAEQFLY; encoded by the coding sequence ATGGTACGGAAATACAGTTTTATCGCCTCCAACACACCGGACGCACAGGCAGCAGCCCAGCATCTTGCAGCGCTTTACGGCAATGCGCGCCACGACGAGGCCGACGTGATCGTGGCTCTGGGCGGCGATGGGTTCATGCTGCAGACTCTGCATGACGAGATGAACACCGGCCGCCTGGTCTACGGCATGAACCGAGGTTCCATTGGTTTCCTGATGAATGATTACTCCGATGTGGATCTCTCTGATCGTATTGATGCGGCAGTGGAAAACATCATTCGTCCACTCGAGATGACCGCCACGGATGCGCATGGGGCGACACATTCGGCACTGGCGATCAATGAAGTCTCTTTGCTCAGGCAAAGCTATCAGGCAGCCAAGCTGCGCCTTTCCATTGATGGCCAGGAACGGATGGAAGAATTGATCTGTGACGGGATCATGGTGGCGACACCGGCAGGCTCGACCGCCTACAATCTCTCGGCCCATGGCCCGATCCTGCCGCTTGATGCGCAATTGCTGGCGCTGACGCCGGTCAGCCCGTTCCGGCCGCGGCGCTGGCGCGGCGCGCTGCTGCCCAACAAGGTCACCGTGACAATGGATGTGCTGGAACCCGAGAAGCGGCCGGTCAACGCTGTTGCCGATCACAACGAAGTCAAATCGGTCACCCGGGTCGAGGTCGCTGAATCCAAGGAGCTGACGGCCCGGATCCTCACCGATTCCAGCCATTCATGGAACGACCGTATTCTGGCCGAACAATTCCTCTACTGA
- a CDS encoding restriction endonuclease encodes MIEPGAIPVDAGTVFKFIHEIKTGDYVIYPSKSDRMINIGQFMGEHVYVPEDPDEYANRQKVKWLGHFPRNDFSQSALNEIGSFLTLFRVKRHTAEFLSKNGVERGTIEDAVPIESAIEMADETEDDDTATVSVSRQAEETTEDFIVRRIMGSSTATS; translated from the coding sequence ATGATCGAGCCGGGCGCGATCCCGGTAGACGCTGGCACGGTCTTCAAATTTATCCACGAAATTAAGACGGGGGATTATGTGATTTATCCATCCAAGTCGGATCGGATGATTAACATTGGTCAGTTCATGGGGGAGCATGTTTATGTCCCTGAAGACCCCGATGAATATGCCAACCGCCAGAAAGTGAAATGGCTGGGCCATTTCCCCCGGAATGATTTCAGCCAGAGCGCACTCAATGAAATTGGATCATTTCTGACGTTGTTTCGAGTCAAGCGCCATACGGCCGAGTTCCTCTCCAAAAATGGGGTAGAGCGAGGCACCATCGAGGATGCCGTGCCCATCGAAAGCGCAATTGAGATGGCAGACGAGACAGAAGACGACGATACCGCAACAGTGTCCGTTTCACGTCAGGCGGAGGAGACGACTGAGGACTTTATTGTTCGCCGCATCATGGGCAGCTCGACGGCTACCAGTTAG
- a CDS encoding restriction endonuclease, which translates to MGYTARVTQKSGDGGVDVIAHLDALGFQPPIIRIQRKRTTSQHGIGEVNQLLGTLGEGEFGLFVSLGPISRAAKGLERNRSKLRLTDSEAFVDMILENYGKLSPRYRAIVPLKQIYVPDL; encoded by the coding sequence ATGGGCTACACCGCTAGGGTAACCCAGAAATCTGGTGATGGTGGCGTGGATGTGATCGCACATCTCGATGCTCTCGGCTTTCAACCTCCTATCATCAGAATCCAACGCAAGCGCACAACCAGCCAGCATGGCATCGGTGAGGTCAATCAGTTGCTTGGAACTTTGGGGGAGGGTGAATTCGGCCTATTCGTATCGCTCGGACCAATTAGTCGTGCAGCCAAAGGTCTTGAACGTAATCGATCCAAGTTGCGACTCACTGACAGCGAGGCTTTCGTGGACATGATCCTCGAAAACTACGGCAAACTCTCGCCACGCTACAGGGCCATTGTGCCGCTAAAGCAAATCTACGTCCCTGATCTCTAA
- the rlmB gene encoding 23S rRNA (guanosine(2251)-2'-O)-methyltransferase RlmB: MSKDDDAGATGSNRDTHYAKLRRSHRDAKREREGLPPVQPRGKRDLPARKGALYAERGAAESVYLYGLHTVRAALDNPARQITSLKATRNALMRLEIAEDAELPFPVELVAPQEIDRLLGDDAVHQGVLLEARPLSARPLTDLGDATLVVILDQVTDPHNVGAIMRSAVAFGAGALVTTQRHSPQESGVLAKAASGALEMIDHIEVRNLASAIEDIKAQGFTTVGLDSEGPSPIEAGLKGARIAMVLGAEGKGLRQKTRETVDVLTRLDMPGAIKSLNVSNATAIALYAAQQYLNRQDQA, from the coding sequence ATGAGCAAAGATGATGACGCCGGCGCAACCGGCTCCAACCGCGACACCCACTATGCCAAATTGCGGCGGTCACACCGCGACGCGAAGCGCGAACGCGAAGGCCTGCCCCCGGTCCAGCCGCGCGGAAAACGCGATCTACCGGCACGCAAGGGCGCGCTTTATGCCGAGCGCGGAGCGGCTGAGAGCGTCTATCTCTATGGCCTGCACACGGTGCGCGCAGCCCTCGACAATCCCGCACGGCAGATCACATCGCTGAAAGCCACGCGCAACGCGCTGATGCGGCTCGAGATCGCGGAAGATGCGGAGCTGCCCTTCCCCGTCGAACTCGTTGCCCCGCAGGAGATCGACCGGCTTCTGGGCGACGATGCGGTGCATCAGGGTGTGCTGCTGGAGGCCAGGCCGCTGTCGGCACGCCCCCTCACCGATCTCGGCGACGCGACGCTAGTGGTGATTCTCGATCAGGTCACCGATCCGCACAATGTCGGCGCGATCATGCGCTCGGCGGTGGCCTTCGGTGCCGGTGCGCTTGTCACCACCCAACGCCACAGCCCTCAGGAATCGGGTGTACTGGCGAAAGCCGCCTCGGGTGCGCTGGAGATGATCGATCATATCGAGGTGCGAAACCTGGCAAGCGCCATCGAGGACATCAAGGCGCAGGGCTTTACCACCGTGGGGCTTGATTCGGAGGGCCCCTCGCCCATCGAAGCCGGTCTGAAGGGCGCGCGCATCGCGATGGTGCTGGGCGCGGAGGGCAAGGGTTTGCGGCAGAAGACCCGCGAAACGGTCGATGTTCTCACCCGGCTCGACATGCCCGGCGCGATCAAATCGCTCAATGTCTCCAACGCCACCGCAATTGCGCTCTATGCGGCGCAGCAATACCTCAACCGCCAGGATCAGGCCTGA